A region from the Mesorhizobium sp. J8 genome encodes:
- the xylA gene encoding xylose isomerase — MSSGFFGDIKKIKYEGPDSTNPLAYRFYNPDEVVAGKRLEDHLRFAVAYWHSFAWPGGDPFGGQTFDRPWFAKPGGIDTMELAKLKADVAFEMFSLLGAPYFCFHDADVRPEGKDFSESAARLDEITDYFAEKMKKTGVKLLWGTANLFSHRRFMAGAATNPDPDVFAYAAATVKKCIDVTKKLKGENYVLWGGREGYETLLNTDLAREQEQAGRFLNLVVDYKHKIGFEGTILIEPKPQEPTKHQYDYDVATVYGFLKRFGLEKEVKLNIEQGHAILAGHSFEHELALANALGIFGSIDMNRNDYQSGWDTDQFPNNVPEMALAYYQVLQGGGFKTGGTNFDAKLRRQSLDPDDLLIGHIGGMDACARGLKAAAKMIEDKALSGPLAERYAGWNTAEGKAMLSGKRTLEEIAERVVKEKIEPQPRSGRQELLENIVNRYV, encoded by the coding sequence ATGAGCAGCGGATTTTTCGGCGACATCAAGAAGATCAAATATGAGGGGCCGGATTCGACCAATCCGCTGGCCTATCGCTTCTACAACCCGGACGAGGTGGTCGCGGGCAAGCGGCTGGAGGACCATCTGCGCTTCGCCGTCGCCTACTGGCATTCCTTCGCATGGCCGGGCGGCGACCCGTTCGGCGGCCAGACCTTCGACCGGCCCTGGTTCGCCAAGCCGGGCGGCATCGACACGATGGAACTGGCCAAGCTGAAGGCCGATGTCGCCTTCGAGATGTTCTCGCTTCTCGGAGCGCCCTATTTCTGCTTCCACGACGCCGACGTACGCCCGGAAGGCAAGGATTTCTCCGAAAGTGCCGCGCGCCTCGACGAGATCACCGACTATTTCGCCGAGAAGATGAAGAAGACCGGCGTCAAGCTGCTCTGGGGCACGGCGAACCTGTTCTCGCACCGCCGCTTCATGGCGGGCGCGGCCACCAATCCGGATCCGGATGTGTTTGCCTATGCGGCGGCAACGGTGAAGAAATGCATCGACGTCACCAAGAAACTGAAGGGCGAGAACTATGTGCTGTGGGGCGGGCGCGAAGGCTATGAGACGCTGCTCAACACCGACCTCGCCCGCGAGCAGGAACAGGCCGGCCGCTTCCTCAATCTCGTCGTCGATTACAAGCACAAAATCGGCTTTGAGGGCACGATCCTGATCGAGCCGAAGCCGCAGGAGCCGACCAAGCACCAGTACGATTACGACGTCGCCACGGTGTACGGCTTCCTCAAGCGCTTCGGGCTTGAGAAGGAGGTAAAGCTCAACATCGAGCAGGGCCACGCAATCCTTGCCGGCCATTCCTTCGAGCATGAGCTTGCCTTGGCCAACGCGCTCGGCATCTTCGGCTCGATCGACATGAACCGCAACGACTACCAGTCGGGTTGGGACACCGACCAGTTCCCCAACAATGTGCCGGAGATGGCCCTGGCCTATTACCAGGTGCTGCAGGGCGGCGGCTTCAAGACCGGCGGCACCAATTTCGATGCCAAGCTCCGGCGCCAGTCGCTTGACCCGGATGACCTCCTGATCGGCCATATCGGCGGCATGGATGCCTGCGCGCGCGGCCTGAAGGCGGCGGCGAAAATGATCGAGGACAAGGCGCTGTCCGGCCCGCTCGCCGAGCGCTATGCCGGCTGGAACACCGCCGAAGGCAAGGCGATGCTTTCGGGCAAGCGCACGCTGGAGGAGATCGCCGAACGCGTGGTGAAGGAGAAGATCGAGCCACAGCCGCGCTCCGGCCGGCAGGAGCTGCTGGAGAATATCGTCAACAGGTATGTCTAA
- a CDS encoding nuclear transport factor 2 family protein gives MTDLNTIARNYIAAWNESDAARRKALLEAAFTKDVSYRDPVMQGDGHAGLATLIDGVQQRFAGFRFSLKGEPDGFADKIRFSWNLGPEGTESVIEGTDIGVIEDGRLKSVTGFLDKVPAQ, from the coding sequence ATGACCGACCTCAACACGATCGCCCGCAACTACATCGCCGCCTGGAACGAGAGCGATGCGGCCCGCCGCAAGGCGCTGCTCGAAGCAGCCTTCACCAAGGATGTCAGCTATCGCGACCCGGTCATGCAGGGCGACGGCCACGCAGGCCTCGCGACTCTGATCGACGGCGTCCAGCAGCGCTTCGCCGGCTTCCGCTTCTCGCTGAAGGGCGAGCCGGACGGTTTCGCCGACAAGATCCGCTTCTCGTGGAATCTGGGGCCGGAAGGCACGGAGTCCGTCATCGAGGGCACGGATATCGGCGTCATCGAGGACGGCCGCCTGAAGAGCGTCACCGGCTTCCTCGACAAGGTGCCGGCGCAGTGA
- the xylB gene encoding xylulokinase, producing MYLGLDLGTSGVKALLIDDDQKVIGSGHGTLDVSRPHPGWSEQDPAHWIEACEAAIAELKASHPKELAAVKGIGLSGQMHGATLLDQSDKVLRPCILWNDTRSHVEAAALDADPRFRKLTGNIVFPGFTAPKLAWVKEHEARIFAAVAKVLLPKDYLRLWLTGEHISEMSDSAGTSWLDVGKRRWAPELLAATSLDENHMPSLVEGTAKAGGLRGELASKWGVAAGIPVAGGAGDNAASACGMGTVGAGHAFVSLGTSGVLFAANASYLPNPESAVHTFCHALPDTWHQMGVILSATDSLNWLSEITGKSAGDLTGELGDTLKAPTGVSFLPYLSGERTPHNDSAIRGSFTGLAHQSSRAVLTQAVLEGVAFAFRDSLEALKTAGTTLSRVTAIGGGSRSRYWLKAIATALQLPVDIPADGDFGAAFGAARLGLIAATGADPLAVCTAPATDATIEPEARLGGAFADAYQRYRALYPAIRAVTA from the coding sequence ATGTATCTCGGCCTCGACCTGGGCACTTCGGGCGTCAAGGCGCTGCTGATCGACGACGACCAGAAGGTCATTGGTTCCGGCCATGGCACGCTCGACGTCTCGCGGCCGCACCCCGGTTGGTCGGAGCAGGATCCCGCGCATTGGATCGAGGCCTGCGAGGCAGCGATTGCCGAACTCAAGGCCTCGCACCCGAAGGAGCTTGCCGCGGTCAAGGGCATCGGCCTTTCCGGCCAGATGCACGGCGCCACGCTGCTCGATCAATCGGACAAGGTGCTGCGCCCCTGCATCCTGTGGAACGACACCCGCAGCCATGTCGAAGCGGCCGCGCTCGATGCCGATCCGCGCTTCCGCAAGCTCACCGGCAATATCGTCTTCCCGGGCTTCACCGCGCCGAAGCTTGCCTGGGTGAAGGAACACGAAGCCCGGATCTTTGCCGCTGTCGCCAAGGTGCTGCTGCCCAAGGACTATCTGCGGCTCTGGCTGACCGGCGAGCATATTTCGGAAATGTCGGATTCGGCCGGCACATCGTGGCTGGATGTCGGCAAGCGCCGCTGGGCGCCCGAATTGCTGGCGGCGACGTCGCTCGACGAGAACCACATGCCGTCGCTGGTCGAGGGCACTGCCAAGGCCGGTGGGCTGCGCGGCGAACTTGCTTCCAAGTGGGGCGTCGCGGCGGGTATTCCTGTTGCCGGCGGCGCCGGCGACAACGCGGCCTCGGCTTGCGGCATGGGCACGGTCGGCGCCGGGCATGCCTTCGTGTCGCTCGGCACGTCGGGCGTGCTGTTCGCAGCGAACGCCTCCTATCTGCCCAATCCGGAAAGCGCGGTGCACACCTTCTGCCACGCGCTGCCCGACACCTGGCACCAGATGGGCGTGATCCTGTCGGCCACCGATTCGCTCAACTGGCTGTCCGAAATCACCGGAAAAAGCGCCGGCGACCTGACCGGCGAGCTCGGCGACACGCTGAAGGCGCCGACGGGCGTTTCTTTCCTGCCCTATCTGTCGGGGGAGCGGACGCCACATAATGATTCCGCCATTCGCGGCTCCTTCACCGGGCTTGCGCACCAATCGAGCCGCGCGGTGCTGACGCAGGCGGTGCTGGAAGGCGTCGCCTTCGCCTTCCGCGACAGTCTCGAAGCGCTGAAGACCGCCGGCACGACGCTGAGCCGGGTGACCGCGATCGGCGGCGGCTCGCGCTCGCGCTACTGGCTGAAGGCGATCGCCACCGCGCTGCAGCTGCCGGTCGATATTCCCGCCGACGGCGATTTCGGCGCGGCGTTTGGCGCGGCAAGACTTGGGTTGATCGCCGCGACCGGGGCCGATCCGCTCGCGGTGTGCACGGCGCCGGCGACGGATGCGACGATCGAGCCGGAAGCCCGGCTTGGCGGGGCTTTTGCTGATGCCTATCAGCGCTATCGGGCGCTGTATCCGGCGATCAGGGCTGTAACCGCGTGA
- a CDS encoding tetratricopeptide repeat protein: MKDASGLTYSGATEAAFSSYARAVHELQCFIGDPVAAVDRAIADDPAFVMAHVLKGYLFGLATERDAMAVARSSHQAALPLAATTREQAHVAALGHLADGRWHDAARILEDIAIDNPRDALALQVGHQIDFFTGNARMLRDRIGRALPAWQKGMPGYHAILGMQAFGLEEMGDYARAETMGRQAIEIEPRDGWAQHAVAHVMEMQSRQKDGIAWMRANPDAWSKDSFLKIHNWWHLALFHYDLGEINEVLRLYDGPIYGDRSTLALNMVDASAILWRLTLGGVDVGDRWATLAANWIPKAAARNYAFNDAHAMMAFVGAGLEAPAKVLIEAQREAMRGSDDNAAFTRDVGHPLTLAIKAFGAGNYDEAVRLIRPIRSIAHRFGGSHAQRDVIDLTLIEAALRAGDKPLARALTAERQLARPDSPLSALFSRRASDLPDN, from the coding sequence ATGAAGGACGCCTCCGGCCTCACCTATTCCGGTGCGACTGAAGCCGCGTTTTCGTCCTACGCCCGCGCCGTGCATGAACTGCAATGCTTCATCGGCGATCCGGTCGCTGCAGTCGACCGTGCCATTGCCGATGACCCAGCCTTTGTCATGGCGCATGTCTTGAAGGGCTATCTGTTCGGCCTGGCCACTGAGCGGGACGCGATGGCGGTCGCTCGCTCAAGTCATCAGGCGGCGCTGCCGCTTGCCGCCACGACGCGCGAACAGGCGCATGTCGCCGCGCTCGGGCATCTTGCCGACGGGCGCTGGCATGACGCAGCGCGAATCCTGGAGGATATCGCAATCGACAATCCGCGCGATGCGCTGGCGCTCCAGGTCGGGCACCAGATCGATTTCTTCACCGGCAACGCGCGCATGCTGCGCGACCGCATCGGCCGGGCGCTGCCGGCCTGGCAGAAAGGCATGCCGGGCTATCACGCCATTCTCGGCATGCAGGCCTTCGGGCTGGAGGAAATGGGCGACTATGCGCGCGCCGAAACCATGGGCCGGCAAGCCATCGAGATCGAACCGCGCGACGGCTGGGCGCAACACGCGGTGGCCCATGTCATGGAAATGCAAAGCCGGCAAAAAGACGGCATCGCCTGGATGCGGGCCAATCCCGACGCGTGGTCGAAGGACAGCTTCCTCAAGATCCACAATTGGTGGCATCTGGCGCTGTTCCACTATGATCTCGGCGAGATTAACGAGGTGCTCAGGCTCTATGACGGGCCGATCTATGGCGACCGCTCGACATTGGCGCTCAACATGGTCGATGCCTCGGCGATCCTGTGGCGCCTCACTCTCGGCGGCGTCGATGTCGGCGACCGCTGGGCGACGCTCGCCGCCAACTGGATCCCGAAAGCCGCGGCCCGCAACTATGCCTTCAACGACGCGCATGCGATGATGGCTTTTGTCGGCGCCGGGCTGGAGGCGCCGGCGAAGGTGCTGATCGAGGCCCAGCGCGAGGCGATGCGCGGCAGCGACGACAATGCCGCCTTCACGCGCGATGTCGGCCATCCGCTGACGCTCGCGATCAAGGCCTTCGGCGCCGGCAATTACGACGAGGCCGTGCGGCTGATCCGCCCGATCCGCTCGATCGCGCACCGTTTCGGCGGCAGCCACGCGCAGCGCGACGTGATCGACCTGACGCTGATCGAGGCCGCGTTGCGCGCCGGCGACAAGCCACTCGCGCGGGCGCTGACCGCCGAGCGGCAGCTCGCCCGGCCCGACAGCCCGCTGTCGGCGCTGTTCTCGCGACGCGCATCCGATTTGCCGGACAATTGA
- a CDS encoding LysE family translocator, translated as MSFENWAAFAAASSILLVIPGPTILLVVSYALGQGWRTALPMAAGVALGDFTAMTLSMLGIGALLAASAAVFTVLKVIGAGYLIYLGIKLFRAGGALKAEPRTDAVSAARMMAHAWLVTALNPKSITFFVAFLPQFLDRHADFWTQMLIFETTFLTLAFLNAFGYALIASRARAIVRNPKAIRIFNRTGGTLLVGAGIATVAVRSSS; from the coding sequence ATGTCCTTCGAAAACTGGGCTGCCTTCGCCGCCGCCTCTTCGATCCTTCTCGTCATTCCGGGCCCGACGATCCTGTTGGTCGTCTCCTACGCGCTGGGCCAGGGCTGGCGCACCGCGCTGCCGATGGCGGCGGGCGTTGCGCTGGGCGACTTCACCGCCATGACGCTGTCGATGCTCGGCATCGGCGCGCTGCTCGCGGCTTCAGCCGCGGTGTTCACCGTTCTCAAGGTGATCGGCGCCGGCTACCTCATCTATCTCGGCATAAAGCTGTTCCGCGCCGGTGGCGCGCTGAAGGCGGAACCGCGCACCGACGCGGTCTCGGCGGCAAGGATGATGGCGCATGCCTGGCTGGTAACGGCGCTCAACCCGAAGAGCATCACCTTCTTCGTGGCGTTCCTGCCGCAGTTCCTCGACCGTCACGCCGACTTCTGGACGCAGATGCTGATCTTCGAGACGACCTTCCTGACCTTGGCTTTCCTCAACGCCTTCGGCTACGCGCTGATCGCATCCAGGGCCCGCGCGATCGTGCGCAACCCGAAGGCGATCCGCATCTTCAACCGCACCGGCGGCACGCTGCTGGTCGGCGCCGGCATAGCCACGGTGGCGGTGCGGTCCAGCAGCTAG
- a CDS encoding L,D-transpeptidase: MALLGLAGCSTTDTLDLPQMQLDNTVTGSVPPMRPAISVDKNVTGPDVMYASLTDGGFNVPAVPWQKVKPQFRRQIVVDKTGEAPGTIVVHLEERMLYLVQPGGDAIRYGVGIGKDGFRWSGRANIQYGREWPVWTPPPEMIQRKPELVKWQGGQPGGLTNPLGARALYIYQNGKDTGYRIHGSPEWWSIGQAMSSGCVRLINQDIIDLYSRVSKKNPVVVV; the protein is encoded by the coding sequence ATGGCGCTGCTTGGCCTTGCCGGCTGCAGCACAACCGACACGCTCGACCTGCCGCAAATGCAGCTCGACAACACCGTCACCGGTTCCGTGCCGCCGATGCGCCCGGCGATCAGCGTCGACAAGAACGTCACCGGTCCGGACGTCATGTACGCCTCGTTGACCGATGGCGGCTTCAATGTGCCGGCGGTGCCATGGCAGAAGGTCAAGCCGCAGTTTCGCCGCCAGATCGTCGTCGACAAGACCGGCGAGGCGCCCGGCACCATCGTCGTGCATCTCGAGGAGCGCATGCTCTATCTCGTCCAGCCGGGCGGTGACGCCATCCGCTACGGCGTCGGCATCGGCAAGGACGGTTTCCGCTGGTCGGGCCGCGCCAACATCCAGTACGGCCGCGAATGGCCCGTCTGGACGCCGCCGCCGGAGATGATCCAGCGCAAGCCGGAACTCGTGAAGTGGCAGGGCGGCCAGCCCGGCGGCCTCACCAACCCGCTGGGTGCCCGGGCGCTCTACATCTACCAGAACGGCAAGGACACCGGCTATCGCATCCACGGTTCGCCCGAATGGTGGAGCATCGGCCAGGCCATGTCCTCGGGCTGCGTGCGCCTGATCAACCAGGACATCATCGACCTCTACAGCCGCGTTTCCAAGAAGAACCCGGTCGTCGTGGTCTGA
- a CDS encoding diphosphate--fructose-6-phosphate 1-phosphotransferase: protein MAGTFVIAQGGGPTAVINQTVVGATLEIRKRHPGAKVLGSIHGVRGIRDGNYVDLSAIPEDRLRLIAGTPSAALGSTRDKPDAAYCEVILNGLKKAGADAFIYIGGNDTSGTQQILTDAAGGSIAFVHAPKTIDNDLEENDHTPGFISAAEFVAGAFLSVDLDFRALPGIYVGIVMGRHAGFLTAAAAAWQLDPDSGPHLIYVPERAFSAKRFIDEVREKLDRHKRCIVAVSEGVSTADGKALVESLVPPDKLERDQHGNVKLSGSDLPAALERALAEGLPGKRARVDALGYMPRGYVGAISAVDAKEAFDAGAFAVAVASEGGGSVALQYDGSKTVLKKVPLKAVAGKTRHMPDDFLKPDANQLSEAGMAYLKRLVPEKYKVGKPFV, encoded by the coding sequence ATGGCTGGAACCTTCGTCATCGCGCAGGGTGGCGGCCCCACCGCCGTCATCAACCAGACGGTCGTCGGCGCCACGCTGGAAATCCGCAAGCGCCATCCAGGCGCCAAGGTGCTGGGCTCTATCCACGGCGTGCGCGGCATCCGCGACGGCAATTATGTCGATCTCTCCGCCATCCCCGAGGACCGGCTGCGGCTGATCGCCGGCACGCCGAGCGCCGCCCTCGGCTCGACCCGCGACAAGCCCGACGCCGCCTATTGCGAGGTCATCCTCAACGGCCTGAAGAAGGCCGGCGCCGACGCCTTCATTTATATCGGCGGCAACGACACCTCGGGCACGCAGCAGATCCTGACCGATGCCGCCGGCGGCTCGATCGCCTTCGTGCATGCGCCCAAGACCATCGACAACGACCTCGAGGAGAACGACCACACGCCGGGCTTCATCTCGGCGGCCGAATTCGTCGCCGGCGCCTTCCTCTCGGTCGATCTCGATTTCCGGGCGCTGCCCGGCATCTATGTCGGCATCGTCATGGGCCGTCATGCCGGCTTCCTGACCGCCGCCGCGGCCGCCTGGCAACTCGATCCCGACAGCGGCCCGCATTTGATTTACGTGCCGGAGCGCGCCTTCTCGGCCAAGCGCTTCATCGACGAGGTGCGCGAAAAGCTCGACCGCCACAAGCGCTGCATCGTCGCCGTCTCGGAAGGCGTCAGCACCGCTGACGGCAAGGCGCTGGTCGAAAGCCTCGTGCCGCCGGACAAGCTCGAGCGCGACCAGCACGGCAACGTTAAATTGTCGGGCAGCGACCTGCCGGCGGCGCTCGAACGGGCTCTGGCCGAAGGCCTGCCGGGCAAGCGCGCGCGGGTCGACGCGCTTGGCTACATGCCGCGCGGCTATGTCGGCGCGATCAGCGCCGTCGACGCCAAGGAAGCCTTCGATGCCGGCGCCTTCGCGGTTGCTGTGGCCAGCGAAGGCGGCGGCTCGGTCGCGCTGCAATATGATGGGTCGAAGACGGTGCTGAAGAAAGTGCCGCTGAAGGCAGTGGCCGGCAAGACGCGGCACATGCCGGACGATTTCTTGAAGCCGGACGCCAACCAGCTTTCGGAAGCCGGCATGGCCTATCTGAAGCGGCTGGTGCCGGAAAAGTACAAGGTCGGGAAGCCGTTCGTCTGA
- a CDS encoding MBL fold metallo-hydrolase, which produces MAGGPMPGLAVGDWFGKAKVDAATTMLTEPFVHDFVRANMWHLKGRDADLLVDTGMGIRPLAPEIDTPAGKPLIVVATHIHLDHVGSLHEFPLRMGPEMSAPQFADMDDAVTYAYMFHNLDGAVSKLPSPDWKAADYRIPSAPLTRALDEGDVVDLGDRKFRVLHLPGHSPDSIGLFDEADGLFFAGDAIYDGMLIDDLPDSDRTAYCHTMQRLLDLPIRIGHGGHGPSFTGQRMHEIASAYLRRRERFVSAL; this is translated from the coding sequence ATGGCCGGCGGACCGATGCCCGGGCTTGCGGTCGGCGACTGGTTTGGCAAGGCGAAAGTCGATGCCGCCACGACGATGCTGACCGAACCCTTCGTGCATGATTTCGTGCGCGCCAATATGTGGCATCTGAAGGGCCGTGATGCGGATCTGCTGGTCGATACCGGCATGGGCATCCGCCCGTTGGCGCCTGAGATCGACACCCCGGCCGGCAAGCCGCTGATCGTCGTTGCGACCCACATCCATCTCGACCATGTCGGCTCGCTGCATGAGTTCCCGCTGCGCATGGGGCCGGAAATGAGCGCACCGCAATTCGCGGACATGGATGATGCCGTCACCTACGCCTACATGTTCCACAACCTCGACGGCGCCGTCTCCAAGCTGCCGTCGCCGGACTGGAAGGCGGCCGATTACCGGATTCCATCCGCGCCGCTGACCCGCGCGCTCGATGAGGGCGATGTCGTGGATCTCGGCGACCGGAAATTCCGCGTGCTGCATCTGCCTGGACACTCGCCGGACTCGATCGGCCTGTTCGATGAGGCCGACGGCCTCTTCTTCGCCGGCGACGCCATTTATGACGGCATGCTGATCGACGACCTCCCGGACTCGGACCGCACGGCTTACTGCCATACCATGCAGCGCCTGCTCGACCTGCCGATCCGCATCGGCCATGGCGGCCACGGCCCAAGTTTTACCGGCCAGCGCATGCATGAGATCGCCTCCGCGTATCTGCGCCGGAGAGAGCGGTTCGTGAGCGCTCTCTGA
- a CDS encoding DegQ family serine endoprotease, whose product MSPMNILRRHRVAALLGAALIISPVIGSFAQNNTGLSTVAATTQTPVAGITAPNGSFAPVIAVTKPAVVTITSIMKAQPQDEGSPFGGNAPFDQFFQQFFGDQGMPMPRTPPQQQQGPRAEALGSGFIVGADGTIVTNNHVIDGASSIKVTLDDGTELPAKLVGHDAKNDLAVLKVKADKQLPTVKWGDSNKLMTGDQVLAIGNPFGIGTTVTAGIVSARGRDLHSGPFDDFIQIDAPINHGNSGGPLVDVNGNVVGINTAIYSPNGGSVGVGFAIPSDQAQKVVAKLMKGGDIEYGYLGVQIQPVTPDVASAIGLDHPGGALVSQVTDGSPAAKAGIETGDVITGFGGQEIKDPKDLSRAVADVSPGAKETVNIWRKGKAMQISADVGRNAEDQKTASNGNEGRSPSSDQGLRVPSLGLGLTDLTPDIRDQLNLSENQRGAVVERVNPDKAASAAGIQPGDVIVGVDQTPVKTARQANQAIAEAGKSGKKSVLLLIDRGDAQIFVAVPFAAG is encoded by the coding sequence ATGTCACCCATGAACATTCTTCGCAGACATCGCGTCGCGGCCCTGTTGGGCGCTGCGCTGATCATTTCTCCCGTTATCGGTTCCTTTGCCCAGAACAATACCGGCCTCAGCACCGTGGCCGCGACGACGCAGACGCCCGTCGCCGGCATCACGGCCCCGAACGGCTCTTTCGCCCCGGTCATCGCTGTCACCAAGCCGGCCGTCGTCACCATCACCTCGATCATGAAGGCGCAGCCCCAGGACGAGGGCTCACCCTTTGGCGGCAATGCGCCTTTCGACCAGTTCTTCCAGCAGTTCTTCGGTGACCAGGGCATGCCGATGCCGCGCACGCCGCCGCAGCAGCAACAGGGGCCGCGCGCCGAGGCGCTCGGCTCCGGCTTCATCGTCGGCGCGGACGGCACCATCGTCACCAACAATCACGTCATCGACGGCGCCAGCTCGATCAAGGTGACGCTCGACGATGGCACCGAGCTTCCCGCCAAGCTCGTCGGACACGACGCCAAGAACGATCTCGCGGTGCTCAAGGTCAAGGCTGACAAGCAGCTGCCGACCGTCAAATGGGGCGATTCCAACAAGCTGATGACCGGCGACCAGGTGCTGGCGATCGGCAATCCGTTCGGCATCGGCACCACCGTCACTGCCGGCATCGTCTCGGCGCGCGGCCGCGACCTGCACAGCGGGCCGTTCGACGATTTCATCCAGATCGATGCGCCGATCAACCACGGCAATTCCGGCGGCCCGCTGGTCGACGTCAACGGCAATGTCGTCGGCATCAACACCGCCATCTATTCGCCCAATGGCGGCAGCGTCGGCGTCGGCTTCGCCATCCCGTCGGACCAGGCACAGAAGGTTGTGGCCAAGCTGATGAAGGGCGGCGACATCGAATATGGCTATCTTGGCGTGCAGATCCAGCCGGTCACGCCGGATGTCGCCAGCGCCATCGGCCTCGACCATCCGGGCGGCGCGCTGGTTTCCCAGGTCACCGACGGATCGCCGGCGGCCAAGGCCGGCATCGAGACCGGCGACGTCATCACCGGCTTCGGCGGCCAGGAGATCAAGGATCCGAAGGACCTGTCGCGCGCTGTAGCCGACGTGTCGCCGGGCGCCAAGGAAACCGTCAATATCTGGCGCAAGGGCAAGGCGATGCAAATCTCCGCCGATGTCGGCCGCAACGCCGAAGATCAGAAGACGGCGTCGAACGGCAATGAAGGCCGCAGCCCGTCGTCCGACCAGGGTTTGCGCGTTCCCTCGCTCGGCCTCGGCCTGACTGATCTCACGCCCGACATCCGCGACCAGCTCAACCTTTCCGAGAACCAGCGCGGCGCGGTGGTCGAGCGGGTCAATCCCGACAAGGCGGCTTCGGCGGCCGGCATCCAGCCCGGCGATGTCATCGTCGGCGTCGACCAGACGCCGGTGAAGACAGCCAGGCAGGCCAACCAGGCGATCGCCGAGGCCGGCAAGTCCGGCAAGAAGTCGGTGCTCCTGCTGATCGATCGCGGCGACGCGCAGATCTTCGTCGCGGTCCCGTTCGCCGCCGGCTGA
- a CDS encoding sulfite oxidase-like oxidoreductase, whose protein sequence is MVTRGFFSGRRPPSDTDARIPPGQYLEQGFPVLSAGPTPRVRTEDWSFTLKQGPNPLKKWNWAEFNALPQSKMTRDIHCVTAWTKFNTPWQGVMIDDILADAGIEPPTAYTLALSFDGYSTNVPTKDLVAGKAMVALLYEGKPITPDHGGPARLLVPHLYFWKSAKWVNGLQFTERDEPGFWELRGYHMYGDPWREQRYSSDP, encoded by the coding sequence ATGGTGACCCGCGGCTTCTTCTCCGGACGGCGTCCTCCTTCCGACACCGACGCGCGTATCCCGCCCGGCCAATACCTGGAGCAGGGTTTCCCGGTTCTCTCGGCGGGGCCGACGCCGCGCGTGCGCACCGAGGACTGGTCCTTCACCCTCAAGCAGGGGCCAAATCCGCTCAAGAAATGGAACTGGGCTGAATTCAACGCCCTGCCGCAAAGCAAGATGACGCGCGACATCCATTGCGTGACCGCCTGGACCAAGTTCAACACCCCCTGGCAAGGCGTGATGATCGACGACATCCTCGCCGATGCCGGCATCGAGCCGCCGACCGCCTACACGCTGGCGCTGTCCTTTGACGGCTATTCCACCAACGTTCCGACGAAGGACCTCGTCGCCGGCAAGGCGATGGTGGCGCTGCTTTATGAGGGCAAGCCGATCACGCCGGATCATGGCGGGCCGGCGCGCCTATTGGTGCCGCATCTCTACTTCTGGAAATCGGCCAAATGGGTGAACGGGCTGCAGTTCACAGAGCGCGACGAACCGGGCTTCTGGGAACTGCGCGGCTATCACATGTATGGCGACCCCTGGCGCGAGCAGCGCTATTCCAGTGACCCGTGA
- a CDS encoding ferredoxin reductase, which produces MSAEPSPQSPWQAATITRIEKRTPRVTSFWFRPSRPFAHLAGQHVDVRLTAPDGYQARRSYSIASAPEAGGGVELAIERLDDGEVSPFFHDVAAVGDEIELRGPLGGHFIWEESDGGPILLVGGGSGVVPLMAMVRHRTLRNKAVPVALVFSARLWDEVIFRDELIGLDDRRDGFDLVLTLTREPARRPSDYSRRVDARMMAQAIERLPKAPRLAYVCGSNAFVSAAADALIGAGVPAGIIRTERYGV; this is translated from the coding sequence ATGAGCGCTGAGCCGTCGCCGCAATCGCCTTGGCAGGCGGCCACGATCACCCGCATCGAAAAGCGCACGCCGCGCGTCACCAGCTTCTGGTTCCGGCCGTCGCGGCCTTTCGCCCATCTGGCAGGACAGCATGTCGACGTCAGGCTGACGGCGCCGGACGGCTATCAGGCGCGCCGCTCCTATTCCATCGCTTCGGCGCCGGAAGCAGGCGGCGGCGTCGAGCTGGCGATCGAGCGGCTCGACGACGGCGAGGTCTCGCCCTTCTTCCACGACGTGGCGGCGGTTGGCGACGAGATCGAGCTGCGCGGTCCGCTGGGCGGCCATTTCATCTGGGAGGAGAGCGACGGCGGGCCGATCCTACTGGTCGGTGGCGGCTCGGGCGTCGTGCCGCTGATGGCGATGGTGCGCCATCGCACGCTGCGCAACAAAGCGGTGCCCGTCGCGCTGGTGTTCTCGGCGCGGCTGTGGGACGAGGTGATCTTTCGCGACGAACTGATCGGTCTCGACGATCGTCGCGACGGGTTCGATCTGGTGCTGACGCTGACCCGCGAGCCGGCAAGGCGGCCGTCCGACTATTCCCGCCGCGTCGACGCCCGCATGATGGCGCAGGCCATCGAGCGCCTGCCGAAGGCACCGAGGCTCGCCTATGTCTGCGGCTCGAACGCCTTCGTTTCCGCCGCCGCCGATGCCCTGATCGGCGCCGGCGTTCCGGCGGGGATTATCCGCACCGAGCGCTATGGGGTTTGA